The DNA region TGGCCGACGCAAAAGGATGAATAAGGTCGGGCCACTCTGGGCTGAACAGCCACAGGGCGCTGCCGCAGCGATTACAGAAGTGACGCTCGGCCGTGCTTTTGCGGCGCTCTTCGTGATCGGGTTGCGCGATCAAGGCGTGGTAAATCGAGATATGCTCGCCGCCAGTCAGCTTCATGCTGCGCGCATCCGCACTGAGGTTAATGGAAAACCCGCCCCCACCTTGCGTTTTGCGGCAGATGGAACAATAGCAACGCTGATAAGGGTAGGGATTGATGCTTTGGACGGCGAACTGCACCGCGGCGCAATGGCATGATCCTTCCAGTTGCATGATGGTCCTCCTTCAGTCCGGCGTTTTCTTGCCCGGAATCACTCCCTTTTCGTCCTGTCCGCTAAGCTTGCCGTCGTCCTCGGGTGACGGGTCCTGCAATAGGTCTCCAAGCAGCTCGTCCTCCCGACGTGGGCTGTCGTCCGTCGGCACAGGAGTCGGCTTCTTGTTGGACTCTGCGCCTTGTCCACCTTGCGTATTCGAGTTTGCCATGTCTGCCCCTTTGCGGCTTGCGGATGTAGGATGGCTGACCAGCAAGAGCCATACCCGCCGGGGCAGTTCAGTCTTGCAGGCCCGCCAACGGCATGGCCGCCAACACCTGATACTGAGAGCCGCCCGGCGATGGGGTCGATGCCACCAGCACACAGCGCTGGGGACGCCACAACAGCGGGGGGCGGCCTAACTGGTCCAGGGCGCAGGGCCCGGCCTTGCGCAGCAGCGACACATGCGGACGAAATGTGGACGCGGGCTTTTGCCAGCCCAGCGCAGCCAAGCGCCCCCAAAGCTCGTCATAAAGGCTGTCCAGCCAGGGGACACGATCAGCGTCCGAGCGCCCCGGACCAGCCCAGACGATACGCGGGCCCGTGAAGCGTCCGTAGCGTTGCAATATCAGATCATCCACCACAGCCGGCCACGTTGGCACCTCGCGCATTAATTGCTCTGCCCGCTCAGGCGATGTGGAGCCCAGGAAGGCCAAGGTGATGTGCAAGGTGTCCGGGCGCATTACCCGCCCGCCGCAAAGCGCATGGGCGTCTTCGGCCCATTTCGACATTTCGGCCGCGGCCTCTGGTGACGGCCATAAACCAAAAAACAGCCGCAAGGCCGGCGCCGAGTCCGGTCGATGTGGACTTCGTTCTTCGCTGCTCATAAAACCTGCTCCTTTCGAGGACACGATGGCGTCAGTTGAACCAGCGGCGCCACGGCGGTCAAGTGCCGTTTGACCGCTGGTCTGCTCAAGGGCATACCCCTATCCCGAATCATTGACGTTCAAGCATCCGCTTGACTAAGATCGAACCGCTATACATCCCTGCCAACTTTCAAGACTATGGAGCCACTCTGTGAAGTCTCAGTCGCTGGACATGATCACCCGGTTAGTCGGTTTTGATACCGTCTCGCGCAACTCCAATCTGGCGCTTATCCATTACGTTCGCGACTACCTGGCCAGCCATGGTGTCCAAAGCCACCTGGTGGGCAATGCAGAGGGCTCCAAGGCCAACCTTTATGCCACTGTGGGGCCAAACGAAGAAGGCGGGATCGTGTTGTCCGGCCATACCGATGTCGTACCCGTTGACGGCCAGCCCTGGGACACCGACCCTTTCACTATCGTGCAGAAAGACGGGCGGCTGTATGGACGTGGCACCTGCGACATGAAGGCCTTTTCCGCCATCGCCCTGGCCATGGTGCCCGACATGCTGCGCAAGGGCCTGAAGCGGCCCGTGCACTTCGCGCTTAGCTACGACGAGGAAATCGGCTGTTTCGGCGCGCCGTCCATGATAGACAAGCTGGTTACCGACATCGCCAAGCCGCATGCCGTCATTGTGGGCGAGCCCACCAGCATGCGGCCCATCGTGGCCCATAAGGGAATAGCAGCACTGCGCACCACCGTTATCGGGCACGAGGCGCATTCCAGCCAGGTGCAACGCGGTGTCAGCGCCGTCATGACGGCGGCCAAGCTCATTACCTTCATCGACGGCATGATGGCCGAGAACAAGGCGGCCGCCGACCCGGCCAACCGGTTCGAACCCCCTTACACCACTCTGCACGTGGGTGTGGTCAATGGCGGCACGGCACTGAACATCATCTCGCGCGAGTGCAGTTTTGTCTGGGACATACGCAGCCTGCCCGGCGACGATTGGCGCGCCTACCTGAAGCGCTTCGAGGCGTATGCCAACAGTCTGCTGCCCGCGATGCAAGCGATCGCCCCGGCCGCGGCCATCAGCACCGAGATACTGGCCGACGCGCCACCATTGAAAGATCAGGGCGGCCCCGCCCAAGAACTTGTTTTTAATCTTTGCGGCCACGCGCACGGCGATGTCGTGCCTTATGCGGCCGAAGCCGGACAATTCCAGGAACGGGGCTTTTCTGTGGTGCTGTGCGGCCCTGGTTCCATCGACCAGGCGCATCAGCCCAACGAATACATCGACATCTCGCAGGTCACGGCTTGCGAAGCATTTCTGGAGGAGTTGACCGACCAGCTTGCACGCTAGATTCCGCCGATTAACGGTGCATACCAACACACCACTACCTAATACGAAAGGCAGGAGACAACCCATGAAACTAAACAAACTGTTCACGCACACCGCCGTCGCGGCCACGCTGGCATTAAGCCTGGGCCTGGGCCCAGCCGCCGACGTGCAGGCTAAGACCTTGAAATGGGCCTACCAGGGCGACATGATGTCGCTGGACCCCATGTCGCTGAACGAAACCTTCACCCTGGGCTTTCAGGGCTGGTTCTATGAAACGCTTACCGGCTACGACAAGGACTTGAAGCTGGTGCCCATGCTGGCCGAACGATGGGAAAACCCCGAGCCCACCAAATGGGTGTTCCATTTGCGCAAGGGCGTGAAGTTTCATGACGGCAGCGATTTCACCGCTGACGATGTCATTTTCTCGTGGAAGCGCAGCCTGACGCAGGGCTCCGACATGAAGGGCTACGGCGCCAAGGCGGCCGAGATCAACAAGATCGACGATCACACTGTTGAAGTCATCACGCCTACCCCCAACCCCATCCTGCCGCGCGACTGGACCTTCCTGTACATCATGAGCAAGGGCTGGGCTGAAAAGAACAACACCACCGAAGCAACCAACGTGAAAGGCGGGGAAAGCAACTACGCCAACCTACACGAGAACGGCACCGGACCCTTCATGGTGGTGGACCGCCAGCCAGACGTCAAGACCACGCTCAAGCGCTTTGACGGCTACTGGAACAAGCAGATGCCCACCAATGTCAGCGAGATTGTCTTCCAGCCGATTTCACAGGAATCCACCCGCGTGGCGGCGCTGATCTCGGGCGAAATGGACCTGGTCATGCCCGTACCGGTGCAAGACTGGCCGCGCCTGGAAAGCGAGCCCAATGTCGACGTCCTGAACGAACCCGAGGCCCGCGCCATCTTCATCGGCATGGACCAACACCGTGACGAACTGCTGTTCTCGAACGTCAAGGGCAAGAACCCCTTCAAGGACAAGCGCGTGCGCCAGGCGATCGACCTGACGGTGGACACCAAGATCATCAACGAGAAGATCATGCGTGGCGCGGCCAAACCGCTGGGCACACTGATCGCGGACAAAATCAACGGCTACGATGAATCGTTCGGCGCGCCTTATAAAACCGACATCGAACAAGCCAAGAAGCTCTTGGCCGACGCCGGCTACCCGGACGGTTTCAGTGTGCAGCTGGATTGCCCCAACGACCGCTATGTGAACGACGAGAAAGTGTGCCAGGCGGTGGCCAGCATGCTGGCGCGTATCGGCATCAAGATCGACCTGCTGTCCCAGACCAAGTCCAAGTACTTTGCCAAGGTGCTGCTGCAGGCCGGCAACAACACCAGCATGTACCTGCTGGGCTGGACGCCAAGCTCGATTGATGCCGCCAACGCACTGACCAACCTGGTGGCTTGCCGCGATACCAAGGCGGGCGCCGGCCAGTTCAACCTGGGCGGTTACTGCAACAAGGAAATCGACGCCCTGACTGCCAAGATCGACGTCGAAACCGATCAGGCCAAGCGCAACAACATGATCAAGGAAGCCTTCACCATGTTGCATAACGACTACGGCTATCTGCCGCTGCACCAGCAGCCGATGTCGTGGGGCGTGCGCAAGGGCATTACAGTGGCTCAACGCGCCGACGATGTGCTCGACATCCGCAACGTGGTCATGCCTTAGGCCAGTATGTTCGGTTTCGTAGCACGCAGGGTCGTTCAGTCTGTTTTCGTCATGCTGACTGTGGGGTTGATCGCGTTTTCCATGTTTCGCTACGTGGGCGACCCGATCAACAACATGGTGGGTCAGGACACAACGATGGAGCAGCGGGCCGAGATGCGCAAGCAGCTTGGCCTGGACGACCCCTTCCTGGTGCAGTACTTTCGCTTCGTCAAGAATGCGATCCAGGGAGATTTCGGCATGTCGTACCGCCAGCGCAGGCCGGTCAGCGAGCTTATCCAAAGCCGTATGCCGGCCACGCTGGAATTGTCGTTCGTATCTGCACTGATGGCGCTGTTCTGCGGCATACCCATGGGCATCTATACCGCGCTCAGGCGCAAGGGCTTCTTGTCGCGCAGCTTCATGACGCTGTCGCTGATCGGCATATCGCTACCGACCTTCCTGATCGGTATTTTGATGATTCTTTTCTTTGGCGTGATGCTGCGATGGCTGCCCAGCTTTGGCCGGGGCGAGGTCGTGCAACTGGGCTGGTGGTCTACCGGCTTTCTGACCAAAAGCGGATGGCAGTCGCTAATTATGCCGGCCTTTACCCTGGCGCTGTTCCAGATGACGCTGATCATGCGGCTGGTGCGGGCCGAGATGCTGGAAGTGATGCAAACAGACTTCATCAAGTTTGCCCGCGCGCGCGGCCTGCCCGAACGCATGATCAATTTTCGCCATGCGCTGAAAAATACGCTGGTGCCGGTTATTACGATTACCGGCCTGCAGCTGGGGTCCATCATCGCCTTTTCCATCATTACCGAGACTGTGTTCCAGTGGCCGGGCATGGGCTTGCTGTTCATCCAGTCCATCAGCGCCGTCGACATCCCTGTCATGGCTGCCTATCTGCTGCTTATCGCCTTCTTCTTTGTCATCATCAACCTGATCGTCGACCTGCTTTATTTTGCCGTCGATCCGCGCCTGCGCGTGCAGAAAAACTAGAAGGCCCCGCGAAACACTATGGCCACCACGCTACTGTCCCGCCTGTCCAACAGCGACATCTTTTACAGCTTCCGTCATTCGCCCACGGCCATGATTTCCGCCGCTGTAGCGCTCATACTGTGCCTGGGCGCGGTGTTTGCGCCGCTGGTGGCACCCCACAACCCTTTTGACCTGGCCACCCTGGACCTGCTGGATGCCAACTTGCCGCCGGTCTGGAATGCGGAAGGCGACGCGCGCTACTGGCTGGGTACCGACGATCAGGGCCGCGACATGCTATCGGCCATTTTGTACGGCGCCCGCATTTCGCTGCTGGTGGGTGTGGCGTCCGTATTGTTCTCGCTGGTGCTGGGCGTGTCGCTCGGCCTGATCAGCGGTTATGCCGGCGGGCGCATCGACAGCGTCATCATGCGTATTGCCGATGTGCAGCTGTCTTTTCCCGCCATCCTGATCGCCCTGCTGGTGGACGGCATTGCCCGCGGCCTGCTGCCGCGCGATGCGCAAGACAGCCTGTCGCTATACGTGCTGATTTTTGCGATCGGCATCTCGGGCTGGGTACAGTATGCGCGCACGGTGCGCGGCGCCACCATGGTCGAACGCAACAAGGAATATGTGCAGGCAGCCCGCTTGATCGGCATGCGCCCCTTCCCCATACTGCGACGCCACATCTTGCCCAACGTCATGGGGCCGGTGCTGGTGATCGCCACCATACATCTGGCGGTGGCCATCATTACCGAAGCGACGCTGTCCTTCCTGGGCGTGGGCATTCCGCCCACCACGCCGTCGCTGGGCACCCTGATCCGTATCGGCAACAGTTACTTGTTCTCGGGCGACTGGTGGATTTCCATCTTCCCCGGCATTGCGCTGGTGCTGCTTGCCTTGTCGGTCAATTTGCTGGGCGATTGGCTGCGCGACGCGCTCAATCCCCGCTTGGGTTAAGTGGCGCACATGGCATTACTGGACATCAACAATCTGCACATCGAGTTCTCCAGCCGCCGCGGCAACGTGGTGGCTATCCAGGACGTCAGCCTGTCGCTGGAGAAAGGCGAGATCCTCGGCGTGGTGGGCGAGTCGGGCGCAGGCAAATCGACCATAGGCAACGCCGTCATTGGCCTGCTGGAGCATCCGGGCAAAATGACGGGCGGCACGGTGCTGCTGAATGGCGAACGCATCGATGCGCTGCCTCGGCAGGCGTTTCGCAAGGTGCGAGGCCGACGCATAGGCATGATCTTCCAGGATCCGCTCACGTCGCTGGACCCCTTGCAGACGATAGAAAGCCAGCTGGTCGAAACCATGCAAGTGCACCTGCATCTGGACCACCAACAAGCGCGCGCCCGGGCCGTCGCCCTGATGGAAAGCGTGGGCATCGAAGAGCCCGACATCCGCCTGAACCACTACCCGCACCAGTTCTCGGGCGGCATGCGGCAACGGGTGGTGATCGCGCTGGCCTTGTGCTGCGAGCCAGAGGTCATCATCGCCGACGAGCCGACCACAGCGCTGGACGTGTCCATACAGGCGCAGATACTGGATCTGCTGCGCAAGCTATGCAAAGAAAAGCAGATGGGCATGATCCTGATCACGCACGATATGGGCGTGATTGCGGAAACCACCGACCGGGTCGCGGTGTTGTACCGTGGCCGGCTGGTGGAGGAAGGGCCCACCCGACAAATACTCGGAACGCCGCAACACCTGTATACCAAAAGCCTGATCTCGGCCGTGCCGCGCTCCGACATCAAGCTGCGCCGCTTTCCCATGGTTACCTATATCGAAGATGTGCAGACGGCAAGCGACGGCAGCAATCTGGCGATCGCCACCCGCTGGATGGGTCAGCAACGCGACTTCGGAAAATCGTCGGGCGCGCCGCTGGTGAAGGTCGAGAACCTGGGCATGCGCTTCGTGCTCAAGCAATCCTTTTTTAAACGCAAGCGCGTCATGCTGCAGGCCGTCAAGGATGTCAACCTGACCATCAAGGAAGGTGAAGTGTTCGGCCTGGTGGGCGAGTCAGGCTCGGGCAAGTCGACCATAGCTCGGCTGATAGCGGGGCTATATGAAAGCAGCGGCGGTTCGGTGACCTTCAATGACGTCAATATCACCGAGTTGAACGATGGCAAGCAGATGAATGCGTTTCGCCGCCAGATACAGATGGTGTTCCAGGATCCGTTCTCGTCCTTGAATCCGCGCATGCGCATCCTGGACATCGTGGCCGAACCCATACGCTTTCACAAGCTGGCCAGCACCGAGAAGATCACGCGACAAATCGTCAGCGGGTTGCTCGACTATGTGGGCCTGGGAGACAAGGCCTTGATGCGCTATCCGCACGAGTTCTCGGGGGGCCAGCGTCAACGCATCTGTATCGCCCGCGCATTGGCTACACGCCCACGTTTTCTTATTTGCGACGAACCGACCTCTGCGCTGGATGTATCGATACAGGCTCAAATCCTTAACCTGCTGAAAGACCTGCAGGAGTCGCTGGGCCTGACCATATTGTTCATCAGCCACGACCTGCCCGTCATACGCCAGATGTGTGACCGCGTTGGTGTGATGCGGCACGGCGAACTGCTTGAAGTGGCAGACACCGAGACCTTGTTCTCGGCCCCCAAGCACGACTACACCCGCCATCTGCTGTCACTGATGCCTACCCTGGACTATCTGTCTCGGGAAGGCCTGGAAGCCGCAGAAGAAGTCGGCTGACCTGGCCGGTGTTGCGCCAACCCCTACGCTTTAACGTTTGGATACCAAATACAGAAGCGCCTGCTGGACGGTCGCTAGCGCCGTCCCTATGATACCCACTAGTTCTTGCTGTACCGCTAAGCTTTCCACAACCACCAAAAAAGGACAAAACACCATGGGTATCATCAGCATGATCATAGTGGGCTTTATTGTCGGTTTGCTTGCACGGGCCTTGATGCCGGGCGATCAAAAGCTGGGCATCATCATGACCATCATCCTCGGTATTGTCGGCTCCATCGTCGCGGGCTATCTCGGCGGCGCGATGGGCTTGTACGAGCCGGGAGAAGGCGCCGGCTGGATCGGATCCATCATAGGCGCCATTATCGTCCTCTTCATCTATGGCCTGATCGTCCGCAAGCGTTAGTATTGAGGGCATGATCATCAACACACTGGCCCCCATGGTCGCCGCCTATACCAATGCCTGAGGGCCGCAGCATGCAGGACGTGCAAGCACACTGGCTTGCCGAAACCCTGCGTCTGCGCGAAGCGCTATGGGGGCCAGTGGAAGACGCCGCTGAAGTGCGGCGCGTGCGCGCCGATGGCGGCGAGCTCACTCGCAAAATTCTGCTGCGCGCCCACTATCTTGGCCAACGCGAGCAACATCACGAACTACTCATACGCTGGAGACGCGGCGCCCGGATTGCGCTGCTGCTTCTGGCCCTTGTTGCAATGGTTGCGGGCGGTGCTGCGGCGCTCGGCGCTCTTGGGGACGGCACCCGCCCGGTAAACCTGGTGCTGGCGCTGGTCGGCACGCTGGGTCTTAACCTGCTGGCCCTGCTATTTTGGCTGATGAGCTTTCTGATTGGCGACAGCGCCGGAGGCTCGTGGCTGGGCGAATCTTGGTTGTGGCTGACCCGCAAATTGGCACGCGGACCCGACGCCGCCCTGGTGCCGCGGGCACTGGTGGGCTTGTTGGCCCGCAATCGCAGCTTGCGATGGCTGCTGGGCGCCGTCAGTCATGGATGGTGGAGTCTGGCAACCGGCAGCCTGCTGCTGACGCTGCTCGCCATGCTGTCCGCACGTCGCTACCAATTCAACTGGGAAACCACCGTTCTGTCGCCCGACGCCTTTGTATGGCTGACCTCGGCGCTGGGCTGGTTGCCGGCCAGGCTGGGCTTTCCCATGCCCACGGAGGCGATGATACGCGCCAGCGACGGCTTGCAACAGGTGCCCGACGCCACTCAAGCCTTGTGGTCGGGCTGGTTGCTGGGCTGCATCGTCGTCTATGGCTTGCTGCCGCGACTGATCTGCCTGGCACTCAGCGCCTGGCGGACCAAAGCGCGCCTGGCGAACCTCGAGCTGGACGTCGGCCTGCCGGGCTACGCGGAACTGCGCGAGCGGCTGGCCCCCTCCAGCGAGAGATCCGGTATCGATGCGCCCGAGCAGCCCGGCTATCAATCACGCGTAGCGCCGCATCGGCATGCCGCGTCAATCACGGGCGAGCATGTGGCGATTGGTATCGAGCTACCTGCCGATATGCCGCCACCCTTGGCGCCCTTCCCTGCCGGCGCCATCGACCTGGGCGTGCTGGACAGTCGCTCCGAACGCAAAGCCATGCTGGAGCGCCTGCAAACACAACGCCCGCAGCGCCTGCTGATGGTCTGCGACGCCCGGCAAACTCCGGATCGTGGCGTCATTGCGCTATTGGTAGAGCTTACCGGCCTGGCTGCGGAAGCGGCGGTGGCATTTGCCGGCTCCGATGCCCGGGATGGCACTCGCAGCTCCGCATGGCGAGAGCGCTTGCTGGCCGCCGGCTTCACCATCGAGCAGATTCATACCGATATCACCGAGGCGGCGCAGTGGCTGACCTCCGGCAAACCAGCCCTGGCTGCAAATCGAGGTCCCCATGACGCAGCTTGATCGTCCTTTGCGACTCGCTGTCGTCGGCCACACCAACACCGGCAAGACGTCTTTGCTGCGTACGCTTACCCGCGATCCGCAGTTTGGCAAAGTCGAAGACCATCCGGGGACGACACGCCATGTGGAAGGCGCCAGGCTGCTTGTCGAAGGCACGGCGGTGGTCGAACTGTTCGACACCCCGGGCATGGAAGATGGCATGGCCTTGCTGGACTACCTGGAGCAACTGGCCCCGGCATCCGAACGCATTGACGGGCCGGAACGCATACGGCGCTTTCTGGACAGCCCCGAAAGCCAACGGCGCTTCGAACAAGAGGCGCGAGTGCTGCGCAAGCTGCTGGACTGCGATG from Pollutimonas thiosulfatoxidans includes:
- a CDS encoding ABC transporter substrate-binding protein, whose product is MKLNKLFTHTAVAATLALSLGLGPAADVQAKTLKWAYQGDMMSLDPMSLNETFTLGFQGWFYETLTGYDKDLKLVPMLAERWENPEPTKWVFHLRKGVKFHDGSDFTADDVIFSWKRSLTQGSDMKGYGAKAAEINKIDDHTVEVITPTPNPILPRDWTFLYIMSKGWAEKNNTTEATNVKGGESNYANLHENGTGPFMVVDRQPDVKTTLKRFDGYWNKQMPTNVSEIVFQPISQESTRVAALISGEMDLVMPVPVQDWPRLESEPNVDVLNEPEARAIFIGMDQHRDELLFSNVKGKNPFKDKRVRQAIDLTVDTKIINEKIMRGAAKPLGTLIADKINGYDESFGAPYKTDIEQAKKLLADAGYPDGFSVQLDCPNDRYVNDEKVCQAVASMLARIGIKIDLLSQTKSKYFAKVLLQAGNNTSMYLLGWTPSSIDAANALTNLVACRDTKAGAGQFNLGGYCNKEIDALTAKIDVETDQAKRNNMIKEAFTMLHNDYGYLPLHQQPMSWGVRKGITVAQRADDVLDIRNVVMP
- a CDS encoding ABC transporter permease — its product is MFGFVARRVVQSVFVMLTVGLIAFSMFRYVGDPINNMVGQDTTMEQRAEMRKQLGLDDPFLVQYFRFVKNAIQGDFGMSYRQRRPVSELIQSRMPATLELSFVSALMALFCGIPMGIYTALRRKGFLSRSFMTLSLIGISLPTFLIGILMILFFGVMLRWLPSFGRGEVVQLGWWSTGFLTKSGWQSLIMPAFTLALFQMTLIMRLVRAEMLEVMQTDFIKFARARGLPERMINFRHALKNTLVPVITITGLQLGSIIAFSIITETVFQWPGMGLLFIQSISAVDIPVMAAYLLLIAFFFVIINLIVDLLYFAVDPRLRVQKN
- a CDS encoding GlsB/YeaQ/YmgE family stress response membrane protein, with protein sequence MGIISMIIVGFIVGLLARALMPGDQKLGIIMTIILGIVGSIVAGYLGGAMGLYEPGEGAGWIGSIIGAIIVLFIYGLIVRKR
- a CDS encoding ABC transporter permease, which gives rise to MATTLLSRLSNSDIFYSFRHSPTAMISAAVALILCLGAVFAPLVAPHNPFDLATLDLLDANLPPVWNAEGDARYWLGTDDQGRDMLSAILYGARISLLVGVASVLFSLVLGVSLGLISGYAGGRIDSVIMRIADVQLSFPAILIALLVDGIARGLLPRDAQDSLSLYVLIFAIGISGWVQYARTVRGATMVERNKEYVQAARLIGMRPFPILRRHILPNVMGPVLVIATIHLAVAIITEATLSFLGVGIPPTTPSLGTLIRIGNSYLFSGDWWISIFPGIALVLLALSVNLLGDWLRDALNPRLG
- a CDS encoding dipeptide ABC transporter ATP-binding protein, with translation MALLDINNLHIEFSSRRGNVVAIQDVSLSLEKGEILGVVGESGAGKSTIGNAVIGLLEHPGKMTGGTVLLNGERIDALPRQAFRKVRGRRIGMIFQDPLTSLDPLQTIESQLVETMQVHLHLDHQQARARAVALMESVGIEEPDIRLNHYPHQFSGGMRQRVVIALALCCEPEVIIADEPTTALDVSIQAQILDLLRKLCKEKQMGMILITHDMGVIAETTDRVAVLYRGRLVEEGPTRQILGTPQHLYTKSLISAVPRSDIKLRRFPMVTYIEDVQTASDGSNLAIATRWMGQQRDFGKSSGAPLVKVENLGMRFVLKQSFFKRKRVMLQAVKDVNLTIKEGEVFGLVGESGSGKSTIARLIAGLYESSGGSVTFNDVNITELNDGKQMNAFRRQIQMVFQDPFSSLNPRMRILDIVAEPIRFHKLASTEKITRQIVSGLLDYVGLGDKALMRYPHEFSGGQRQRICIARALATRPRFLICDEPTSALDVSIQAQILNLLKDLQESLGLTILFISHDLPVIRQMCDRVGVMRHGELLEVADTETLFSAPKHDYTRHLLSLMPTLDYLSREGLEAAEEVG
- a CDS encoding DUF2868 domain-containing protein, producing the protein MQDVQAHWLAETLRLREALWGPVEDAAEVRRVRADGGELTRKILLRAHYLGQREQHHELLIRWRRGARIALLLLALVAMVAGGAAALGALGDGTRPVNLVLALVGTLGLNLLALLFWLMSFLIGDSAGGSWLGESWLWLTRKLARGPDAALVPRALVGLLARNRSLRWLLGAVSHGWWSLATGSLLLTLLAMLSARRYQFNWETTVLSPDAFVWLTSALGWLPARLGFPMPTEAMIRASDGLQQVPDATQALWSGWLLGCIVVYGLLPRLICLALSAWRTKARLANLELDVGLPGYAELRERLAPSSERSGIDAPEQPGYQSRVAPHRHAASITGEHVAIGIELPADMPPPLAPFPAGAIDLGVLDSRSERKAMLERLQTQRPQRLLMVCDARQTPDRGVIALLVELTGLAAEAAVAFAGSDARDGTRSSAWRERLLAAGFTIEQIHTDITEAAQWLTSGKPALAANRGPHDAA
- the thpR gene encoding RNA 2',3'-cyclic phosphodiesterase; amino-acid sequence: MSSEERSPHRPDSAPALRLFFGLWPSPEAAAEMSKWAEDAHALCGGRVMRPDTLHITLAFLGSTSPERAEQLMREVPTWPAVVDDLILQRYGRFTGPRIVWAGPGRSDADRVPWLDSLYDELWGRLAALGWQKPASTFRPHVSLLRKAGPCALDQLGRPPLLWRPQRCVLVASTPSPGGSQYQVLAAMPLAGLQD
- the argE gene encoding acetylornithine deacetylase; translated protein: MKSQSLDMITRLVGFDTVSRNSNLALIHYVRDYLASHGVQSHLVGNAEGSKANLYATVGPNEEGGIVLSGHTDVVPVDGQPWDTDPFTIVQKDGRLYGRGTCDMKAFSAIALAMVPDMLRKGLKRPVHFALSYDEEIGCFGAPSMIDKLVTDIAKPHAVIVGEPTSMRPIVAHKGIAALRTTVIGHEAHSSQVQRGVSAVMTAAKLITFIDGMMAENKAAADPANRFEPPYTTLHVGVVNGGTALNIISRECSFVWDIRSLPGDDWRAYLKRFEAYANSLLPAMQAIAPAAAISTEILADAPPLKDQGGPAQELVFNLCGHAHGDVVPYAAEAGQFQERGFSVVLCGPGSIDQAHQPNEYIDISQVTACEAFLEELTDQLAR
- a CDS encoding GFA family protein; this encodes MQLEGSCHCAAVQFAVQSINPYPYQRCYCSICRKTQGGGGFSINLSADARSMKLTGGEHISIYHALIAQPDHEERRKSTAERHFCNRCGSALWLFSPEWPDLIHPFASAIDTNLPVPPEHTHLFLDDKASWVEVAARPADKMFRGYPEESIADWHERLGLDTQ